In Saccharicrinis fermentans DSM 9555 = JCM 21142, a genomic segment contains:
- a CDS encoding peptidylprolyl isomerase — protein sequence MRTVILLVVLFFYGLISEAQSRHVIISTNMGDIKIMLYDDTPKHRDSFLKLAKEGHYDGTLFYRVVKNFVIQGGSSDSKNAPAGKHIGYGSAKLNIDSEFRENRFHKKGALCAPRQPEDINHFKMSDVSQFYIVHGKVYTDQELQLLQKAINNPIKLQLKKKFYVPHKEELQKLKVENPKEFNRRLREIKDKIAVEYALSHKLEFTEQQKEVYTTQGGLPELDGDYTVFGEVVSGFDVVEKIAALKTDKNSRPYTDVKLVVRVL from the coding sequence ATGAGAACAGTTATTTTATTAGTAGTATTATTTTTTTACGGGCTTATAAGTGAGGCGCAAAGTAGGCATGTGATCATATCTACCAATATGGGCGATATCAAAATTATGTTGTACGATGATACCCCTAAGCATCGTGATAGCTTTTTGAAACTCGCCAAGGAAGGGCATTACGATGGTACTTTGTTTTATCGGGTGGTCAAAAATTTTGTGATACAAGGTGGGTCCTCCGACTCAAAAAATGCACCGGCTGGAAAACATATTGGATATGGAAGTGCAAAGCTTAATATTGATTCTGAGTTTAGAGAAAATCGCTTTCATAAAAAAGGAGCTCTTTGCGCACCGAGACAACCGGAAGATATCAATCATTTTAAAATGTCGGATGTGAGTCAGTTTTATATCGTCCATGGTAAGGTATATACCGACCAGGAGCTGCAACTGTTGCAGAAAGCTATCAATAACCCTATTAAACTTCAACTCAAAAAAAAATTCTATGTGCCACATAAGGAGGAGCTTCAAAAATTGAAGGTGGAGAACCCAAAAGAGTTTAACCGACGTTTGCGCGAAATAAAAGATAAAATCGCTGTTGAATATGCTTTGTCTCATAAATTAGAGTTTACTGAGCAACAGAAGGAAGTTTATACTACGCAGGGCGGCTTGCCTGAGCTGGATGGTGATTATACAGTCTTTGGAGAGGTGGTAAGTGGATTTGATGTGGTAGAAAAAATTGCAGCGCTCAAAACAGATAAGAATAGTAGGCCTTATACAGATGTTAAATTGGTGGTTAGAGTGTTGTAA
- a CDS encoding peptidylprolyl isomerase: MATFLVSVYGCSPKSGEAVVLMKTDFGDIKFKLYNETPAHRDNFLRLAKEGYFDGTLFHRVIKDFMIQGGDPDSKEAEAGAHLGEGGPGYTLPAEFAYPTIYHKKGALAAARQGDRMNPEKRSSGSQFYIVQGEVFGEDKLTKIENQTRERKKRDIFNGLLTSYNDSLNRLQQTGDETKMLALQNMIMAEVNRVYAQEPEFSIPEDVKEVYKTVGGTPHLDGNYTVFGEVIEQKNWMEKIGALFGKHYGFEVIDLIAEQETDARDRPLKDVHVKVEVIRE; encoded by the coding sequence TTGGCTACTTTTTTAGTAAGTGTTTATGGTTGTTCTCCTAAGTCAGGAGAAGCTGTTGTGCTGATGAAGACTGATTTTGGTGATATTAAATTTAAACTTTATAATGAAACGCCTGCACATCGCGATAATTTTTTGAGACTTGCGAAGGAAGGATATTTCGATGGTACATTATTTCATCGTGTTATTAAAGATTTTATGATTCAGGGTGGTGATCCTGACTCTAAAGAGGCTGAAGCTGGGGCCCATCTGGGTGAGGGTGGTCCTGGTTATACCTTGCCTGCCGAATTTGCTTATCCGACTATCTATCATAAAAAGGGAGCTTTGGCAGCTGCTCGTCAAGGTGATCGTATGAATCCTGAAAAACGTTCATCGGGTTCCCAGTTCTATATTGTGCAAGGAGAGGTGTTTGGTGAGGATAAGTTAACGAAAATTGAAAATCAAACACGTGAGCGTAAGAAAAGAGATATATTTAATGGTCTCTTGACCAGCTATAATGATTCCTTGAATCGCCTTCAGCAAACGGGAGATGAAACTAAAATGCTGGCCTTACAGAATATGATCATGGCCGAAGTGAACCGGGTATATGCACAAGAACCTGAGTTTTCTATTCCTGAAGATGTGAAAGAAGTCTATAAAACAGTGGGCGGTACGCCACATTTGGATGGTAATTATACGGTTTTTGGTGAGGTGATAGAGCAGAAAAATTGGATGGAAAAAATTGGTGCCCTTTTCGGTAAGCATTATGGTTTTGAGGTGATTGATCTGATAGCTGAGCAAGAAACGGATGCAAGAGACCGACCTCTGAAGGATGTGCATGTTAAAGTAGAGGTTATTCGAGAATAG